Part of the Mycolicibacterium thermoresistibile genome, CGGGAGATTCTCGGCGAGGCCACCATCGAAACGCTGCCGATCCCCTTCACCGCGGTGGCCACCGATCTGATCGCCGGCAAGTCGGTGTGGTTGCAGCGCGGACCGGTGGACGGCGCGATCCGGGCGTCGATCGCGATCCCCGGTGTGATCGCACCGCATGTGCTCGACGGCCGGTTGCTGGCCGACGGCGGCATCCTGGATCCGGTGCCGATGGCGCCGATCGCGGCGGTGAACGCCGATGTGACGATCGCGGTGAGCCTGGCGGGCAGCGAGGCCGGCGGCGCCGAGCCGGCCGACCGGGGTGCGGGGGCCCGCCCGACGGCCGAATGGGTGAACCGCTTGACCGCGGCGCTGCTGGACTCCGCCGCCGCGCGCACGGTGCGCGACCGGTTCGGTTCCGGTGCGGCCCCGGCGGATCCCGATCCGGTGGATCAAGACCGGGAGCTCGAAGAGGCGGCGGAGAACTCGAGGTCGATCACCGTGCCGCGGCTGGGCAGCTTCGAGGTGATGAACCGGACCATCGACATCGCGCAGGCCGCGTTGGCCCGGCACACCCTGGCCGCCTATCCACCCGATGTCGTGATCGAGATTCCCCGATCCGTGTGCCGCAGCCTGGATTTCCACCGCGCCGCCGAGGTCATCGATGCCGGACGGGAACTCGCCGCCGCGGCTCTCGACGACGCCGGGCTGACGTGATGTGCGTTCAGCCGGTCCGCCGGCCGAGGAACTCGGCGAGCCGGGCGGCCTCCCGCCGGCCCTGGGCACGGCCGGCGCGGGCGGCCGGGGCGCGGCAGGCCGGGTCGAGCGGGTCGGCGCCGAACGCCGCGACCGACGCGTCGTCGGCGAAGACTCCGACAGCGGCCCCGCCGAATTCGTCGATTTCGCGGGCCGGTCCGGGCCCGAACGGGCTGGGTGTGTCGCGGCGGGACGGCACCAGTGCGACGACGGTGTCGCAGTCGGCGGCCAGCGCCATGTTGACGGTGCTGGCGACGCCGCCGTCCATGTAGCGGCGTTCGCCGATGGTCACCGGCGGCCACACGCCGGGCACCGCGCAGCTGGCCGCGACCGCATCGACCAGCGGCACACCGGAATCGCGGTCGAAGCACACCAGTTCACCGGTGCCGACGTCGACCGCGGAGAGGCGCAGGTCCCGGTCGGGCCAGTCGTGTGCGGGCAGCCGGGCGGCGATCACGGCGCGGCGTTCCGCCTCGCCGACCGTCCCGGTGGACAGTGCGACCGCGCCGATGCGCCGCAGCTTCTCCACGGTGCTGCCGGGTCGCCGCACCGCCTCGAGGAACTCCGCGGTCAGGTCATCGATCGCGACCCGCGGTTTGATCTCGGCGGTGTTCGGGTCGAGTTGCCGCTCGAAAAGCCGGGTGAGCGGGGCACCGCTGCCCAGTTGCGCGGCGACCGCCGATCCGGCCGAGGTTCCCACCAGCACATCGGAGGTGAGCAGCAGGTCGGCGGTGTGCGGCGATTCGTCGGCGATGCCCAGCAGGACACCGGTCTCCCAGGCGATGCCTGCCAGTCCCCCGCCGGCGAGGACCAGCGCACGTCTGTTGGCCACGCCGCCGTCACTCCCCCGCCCCGGTCAGCAGTTCGTCGGAGAGCACCTCCAACGCCCGGCGAGCGTATCCGCGCCAGAGCCGGGCGAACACCGGCAGCACGGGCGTGGCGAGTACCGAGCGGGGGTGCAGCGCCCACCGCCAGGTCACCTCGGTTCCGGTTCCGACCGGCTCGAACCGGAACCGCCCGTCGATGTGGTGCACCAACGGCGACAGCGGCCCGGTGATCCGGGACAGGTGATATTCGAACGACCGCGGCGGGTCGACGCGGGTGAGTTCCTCGTGCATGGTCCCGCCGCCGGTGAGTGCGACGGTGCGGGTGTCGCCCGCCGCGCCCCAGCCGCCGGTCTCGTTGTGGGTGGCCGCCACCGGTGGGATCGGCCCGTACCGGTGGCGGAACAGGGTGGGCAGCGGCAGCGACATCGTGCCGTGATAGGCCGTCTCCACGTCGACGGGGATGGCGCGGGACTGCTCGAGGTTCAACGGCTCGGGTGGGCGCATCTGTCCGATGGTAGGCCGGTCAGGTCAGTCGCGGTGCGGCGCGACCGCTGATCAGCGGCATGTCGAGGTAGGTGAGCAGCCCCGGGTCGGCCGCGCACACCGCCGGGACGGAGTTGACGCAGTGGGCGGCGGTGGCGACGATCCCGGCCTCCGGGCCGTGATCGCCGGGTTCGGACTGAAAACCGTTGATCGTCACGGTGAAATCCGGGTTGCCACGCACCTCGATCTCGTACCGTTGCCCGGCCGGCCCGAAATCCCAGGGCGGATCCAGGTCCTCCTCCCCCATCAGCCAGTTCACGGTGACCCGGACCACCACCTCGTCGCCGGCGAGCGCCTCCCAGTGGAACCGGCGGCCGGCGACCTGACCGGGTTCGATGACGCCGATCGGGGATTCGATGGGCGCGGTGGCCACCGCGATCTCCTGCCGGGAGCGCACCTGCGGGTCGGCGGCGAAGCCGATCTTGTCGACGCACATGCGCACCGCCTGGATGAAACCGCCGTCGAGCAGTTTCTGCATCGGGCCGCTCAGTGCCTTCTCCGGGGTGTCGCCGAACCCCATCACATGGCGCACCACGTCCGGGGCGTCGTAGGTGCGCAGATCGGAGAACTCCTCGGCCCGAACGAAAGTCACACCGGTGGCGAGTGCGGAGAACATCAGCGGCAGCTTCTCACTGATCCCGCCGGGCGCGATTCCGGTGCCGTGCAGGGTGGCGCCGCCTTCCAGCGCGGCGGCCCGCAGCGGTGCGGCCTGCTTCTCGGTGGGATAGAACCAGCCGAGCGGGGTGACGACGTTCTTGCCCGACCGCAGCAGCGCCGCCACCTCATCGGGGTCGGGCAGCAGCGGCGCGTAGATCACCGCGTCGGCGTCGAGCGCCAGGATGTCGTCGATGCTGTTGGTGGCGGTGATCCCGAGCGGTTCGGCGCCGATGATCTCGCCGACGTCGCGGCCGGCCTTGTCCGGCGAATGCACCCAGCAGCCGACGAGTTCCAGCTCGGGGTGTTCGAGCACGCCCTTGATGGCGGCGATGCCGACTCCGCCCGTCGCCCACTGCACCACCCGGAAGGTCATATGTCAGATCTACACCAGGTGCGGTTCGCCCGAGTGGATTCCCGGCGGATCAGCCGCCGAGATGGGTGACCTGATAAGCGCCGTCGGCGTAGCGGGCCCGGATCGTCTTCTTGTCGTACTTGCCGACGCTGGTCCGCGGGATCTCCTCGACGAAGGTCCAGCGTTCCGGCAGCCACCACCGGACCACTTTGTCGGACAGGAATTCTCGAAGCTCCTCGGGGGTGGCCTGCTGACCTTCGTGCAGCACGACCGCGGCCAGCGGGCGTTCCTGCCACCGGTCGTCGGGCACGCCGACGACGGCGGCCTCCCGCACCTTGGGATGGCCGATCAGGTGGTTCTCCAACTCCACCGACGAGATCCATTCGCCGCCGGACTTGATGACGTCCTTGGCGCGGTCGGTCAACGTGATGTAGCTCTGTGCGTCCATCCGGCCCACATCGCCGGTGCGCAGCCATCCGTTCTCGAACTTCGACGGGTCCGCGTCGTGGTAGTAGCTGCCGGTGATCCACGGCCCGCGGACCTCCAGTTCGCCCACCGCCTCGTTGTCGCGGGGCAGCACGTTGCCCTCGTCGTCGACGATGCGGGCCTCCACCCCGCAGATCGGCCGGCCCTGGCTGCCCCGCACCTCCCAGTGCCGGTCCGCGGGGGTGTTCGGCGCCGGCCAGGCCAGCGTGCAGACCGGCGACGTCTCGGTCATGCCCCACAGTTGGCGGATCTGCACACCGAACTTCTCCTCGAACGACTGCATCAGCGACACCGGCACCGCCGACCCGCCGCAGCCGACCAGGCGCAGCGACGAGATGTCGTGGTCCGGTTCGCTGTCGAGGTGGTGCAGCACGTCGTTCCAGATCGTCGGCACCGCACCGGCAACCGTGGGCCGCTGGGTCTCGATCAGGTTCACCAGCGACTTGGCGTCCAGGTAGCGGTCCGGCATCACCAGATCCGCACCCGCCATCAGCGCGGCGTACGGCAGCCCCCACGCGTTGGCGTGGAACATCGGCACGATCGGCAGCACCCGGTCCTCGAAACCCAGGCCGAGGCCGTTTCCACTGCACACCGCGGTGGAATGCAGATAGCTCGACCGGTGGCTGTACACCACGCCTTTCGGGTGGCCGGTGGTGCCGCTGGTGTAGCACATCGCCGCGGCCGAGTTCTCGTCCAGTTCGGGCCAGTCGAACTCGTCGGATTCGGCGGCGAGGATCTCCTCATAGCGCAGCACCTGTTTGCCGGGAACCTGCAGCGGGCTGAGATCGCCTGCGCCGACGACGATCACGGTGTGCACGGTCTCCATCGTCGGCAGGACCGGCGCCAGGAGCGGCACCAGCGAGGCGTCGACGATCACCACCCGGTCCTGCGCCTCGTAGGCGATGAACTGCAGTTGTTCGGGGAACAGCCGGATGTTGAGGGTGTGCAGCACCGCGCCCATCGACGGCACCGCCACGTACGTCGCGAGGTGTTCCTGGTTGTTCCACTGGAAAGTGGCCACCCGTTCGTCCCCGGTGATGCCGAGCCGGCGCAGCGCGTTGGCCAGCCGGGCCGCCTCCCGGCCGAGGTCGGCGTAGGTGGCGTGGCGGTAACCGCCGTCTCCGGTGGCGGTGGTGACGGTGCGGTCGCCGTGCACCTCGATCGCGTAGCGCATGATCGCCGCCACTGTCAACGGGATGGGTTGCATCGTGCTCTGCATCGAGTCTGTCGCCTCCGCTGGTCGCTCCTTTGGCCGCGATGCTACGCCGCCGACCTTGCGATTTCGGCGTGCTTGCGACCGCTGAGCGACCGCGCGCACGCCGAAATCGCAATAATGGAAGCATGCGCGTCAAGGTGGTGGCCGCGGTCGCGGTCGCGGGAGCGGTGATCGGAAGCGGCGCCACCGTCGCCGGGCCGGCCGGGACGGCTTCGGCCGAGACGCCGCGGCAGGTGATCGACCGGCTACAGGCGCAGGGCTACACGGTCACGATCGACAAGATCGGCACCGGCCCGATCGACGACTGCGTGGTGACCGGGGTGCGCAACCCGAAGAAGGTGACCCAATGGATGCCCTATACCGGGCCGGGGGTCCGCGACGAGACGGTGCTGATCCCGGTCGTGGTCAGCCGGTCCATCTCGGTATCGCTGGACTGCTCGAACTGAGTTCGGCTGCGGTTCAGGCGACTTCGGCCGGAATGCGATGCGCCGGAATCGGATCGGTGTCCAGGAACGCCTCCGGCCACAGCGGCTGTGCTCCGGCCACGGCGAACATCGTGATTCGACCGGTGTGATCGGCGATGAACAACCGCCCGCCGTCCGGGCTGAGCGCCACACCGGACGGCGCGGCACCCGGATCGATGGCGTGCACGACCTGATTGGTGACGGTGCACAGCACGGCGACGGAGTCGTAGTCGACGATGTAGGCCCGGCTGCCGTCCGCGGCGAGCACCAGCTGCGTGGGCGCGCCACCGATGTCGACCCGTTCGACGATCCGTCCGTGCGCCAGGTCCACCTTCGCCACCGAGCCGCCGCGGTGGCGGTCGGAGGTCAGAACGTAGGCGATCAGATCGGGGCCCACGGCGACATCGCGGATCGGCGCGCCGATGCCGACCGCACCCTCGACCCGGGCGGTCTCGACGTTGATGTTCACCAGGTAGCTGCTGCACGCGTCCGACACCGCGGCGTGGAGCCGGCGTCCGTTGTCGACGACGTGCAGGGCGTCGATGTTGATGGCGGGACCCCAGCCGGCGTCGACGGTGTCGACCTCACCGGTGATGGTGTCGATCACGGCGATGTCGACGCGTTCGCTGTCGGTGCGGCCGACGAAGACCCGCTTACCGTCCGGGCTGGCCACCAGGGCGGTGATGGTGGCCCGCTGGGGATGAGTCGCGACGACCGTGCCGCTGCCCAGTTCGACGACCTCGACGGCGTCCTCATTGCGCAGGGAGATCGTGCTGACGTAGGCGTGGTCGCGGGTCACCGCGACGTGGAACGGGTCACCGCCGAGCGGCACCGCCGCCTGGACGTTCAACCGGGCGGGGTCGAGCAGCGACACCGCATCCCGGCCGCAGTGGGCGGCGACCAGTGCGTGGCCGTCGGCGTTGATCGCGAGATCGGCGACCGGCCCGTCCACCGCGACGGCGCCCGTCACGGTGAACTCCTGCTGATCAGCCGGGAGCTGCCCCGATCGGGGAACGGTCGCGTTCTGTTGAAAGGCCGGCAGATGAATATTTGCCATGTGGTCAGGCACCTCCGCCGGCACGGGTTGATACCGGCAATAGATTTCAGAGTCCCACGCCGTCTGACGGCGCCGATGACGGTCAGTCTAGCGACGGAAACCGACGGCTCCGACCAGCCGCAGAAGGATTCCGGCGACCGCGAGGCAAAGTCTCTCAGAGCATATTTAGGAAGCTAGTTCGTGACTTGCGCGTCACATTGCGAAGACATCCGTAAACACGTGGTTAACCAGCGGAAAGCGGCATTTGACAGGGAGCGGCGTCAAGCGCTGCGGGCTACCTCACACACTGATCTCTTAAGGTGTGAGCCAAAAGTGAGGCAAACATCACACTTTGCCGTGTCAGCAAACTTTTGCAGGTCGGGCCGGGATCTCGCGGGCCGCGACTGCACCGGAGTTGTGGGCGTTCACCTGCGCCGATCGGTCGCCCCCGCGGTGTTCGCCAGCCGCCGGGACGCTCCTATTCCGGCCGGGTCACCGACATCCGGGTGTCGACCTCGGCCTCCTCGAGGAGCATCTCGATGGCCCCGGCCAGGTGGGCCGCCGCGTATCCGCTGTCGCGGTGCTGTTCCCGCTTGAACCGATCCAGTTCCCGGCGCACGTCGTCGATCGTCTCGTCACTCACGTAGGCCATCAGCACCTCCACATTGATCGAATACCGCAGGTCGCAACCGTCGTCGGAAAGCCCGGCAGCCGGCAGGATGCCACCGCTTCAACAGGAGCGGACCAGCTCCCGGGTGTCGTCGTGAGCGGCTCGGCCGTGAGGGGCACCCTCTCGAACGCCCCCGCTTCGGACGCTGCCGTCGAGACACCGCGCGGCACGGAGATCGTCACCCGTCGCTCGCACACCGCTCTCGGCCGTTGAGTAGATCGCACCGATACCCACGGTACTGATTCGGCCCCCGTCCGGGACGCCTCCCTGCGGCGGCCGGACCGGACCCTTGATGCGGAAGTCCCGTATCGTCGCGGTCGAACGGCCGAGGATGATTGCGACGCCTGACGGCGCGCTGACGTGCTGCATAGTGACCGTCTCCACAAGTTTTGAATCGCACGGGCATCCGGTGGCGAGCGTCCCCCGACTCGTGGCCACCAAATCGGGCGACAGTGTGACCATAGTCACAACGCACGAGGCTTTCAATGAGTACGGGAGGAGTACCCGAGGGAAACGACTCCTGAACGACTCCTGAACGCCTCCTGAATGCCAACGCCTCCCGGCGCCCGTCACGGATGGCCGGCGGGGTGGGCGCCGGCGATCGGCGGAGCGGCCGGAGCCGGGGTCTGCGGAGCGGCCGTCGTGACGCCGAGGACCCGCAGCAACTGCGGCTTCATTTCCTGTAGTTGCGAGCCCCAGTAGGCCCAGCTGTGGGTGCCGTTGGCGGGAAAGTTGAAGATCGCGTTGCGGCCGCCGGCGGCCACATACTTCTGCTGGAACTCCTTGTTGGAGGACAGCGTGATGTTCTCCAGATACTGTGCGCTGAAATTGTTTCCGAAGTCGGTTCCGCTGTCGAGATCGGACATCGCACCACTGCCGCAGTAGATCCACAGCGCCGTGTTGTTGGCCGCGAGCCGGGCCACGTTGACGGTCGGATCGTTACGGCGCCAAGCGATGTCGCTGGTGGGCCCCCACATGTCGCGGGCGTTGTAGCCACCGGCGTCCTGCATGGCGACACCGATCAGCGTCGGCCACAACCCTTGCGACGGGCTGAGATAGCCGGACAGCGAGCTGGCGAAGATGAACTGCTGCGGATACCAGGTGGCCAGGTTCAGGGCGGCGCCGCCCGACATCGAAAGGCCCACGACGGCGTTGCCGTTCGGGTCCTGACCGCGGTTCTCCGCCAGCCACGCGGGCAGCTCCTTGGTGAGGAAGGTCTCCCACTTGTAGGTCACCGTGCCCGACCGGCTCCGGGCGGGTTGATACCAGTCGGTGTAGAAGCTGGACTCACCGCCGACCGGCATCACCACCGAGATCCCGGAGTCGTGGAACCATTCGAACGCCGCGGTGTTGATGTCCCAGCCGTTGGCGTCCTCCTGGGCGCGCAGCCCGTCCAGCAGATACACCGAATGTGGCCCACCGCCTTGGAATTGGACGATGATGTCGCGCCCCATCGACGGTGACGGGACAGCCAGCCGCTCGACGGGAAGACCGTCGCGGGAATACGCCGCCGCCACCGGCGCCCGGTTCACGACCGCGACGGTGACGGGCAGCACCAGCAGCAACACGCCGATCGCACGCATCAGGTCAGAGACCGCCCTGCCGGCCACGCGGTTCGCCACCGTATTCACCCCTCGCTACCCGTACGTCGTGACGTCCGGACGCTAACAACGCCGCACCGCACGGCGCCGGGACGGCACGGCGGCTTGACCGCCTTGTTACCAAGTGGTTCTGAATGTGTAGCCGTTTGCCGTCGGCCCGGACGGACCGCTGCTCGCAACGCCCGGACACCGGCGGCGAGACCCACCGCGTAGAGTGCCAGCACGGTGGGAAAGGAGCAGTGTGGAGCCGATTCCGGTCATCGCCCTCACCGGTTATCTCGGGGCAGGAAAAACCAGCTTGCTCAACCATGTTCTGCGCACACCGGGAGCGCGGATCGGCGTG contains:
- a CDS encoding patatin-like phospholipase family protein, translating into MTSDGSARTRVALALGSGGARGYAHIGVIEELRARGHEVVGVSGSSMGALVGGVMAAGKLDDYAAWARTLTQRSVLRLLDPSLTAPGVLRAEKILDAVREILGEATIETLPIPFTAVATDLIAGKSVWLQRGPVDGAIRASIAIPGVIAPHVLDGRLLADGGILDPVPMAPIAAVNADVTIAVSLAGSEAGGAEPADRGAGARPTAEWVNRLTAALLDSAAARTVRDRFGSGAAPADPDPVDQDRELEEAAENSRSITVPRLGSFEVMNRTIDIAQAALARHTLAAYPPDVVIEIPRSVCRSLDFHRAAEVIDAGRELAAAALDDAGLT
- a CDS encoding patatin-like phospholipase family protein, with the protein product MANRRALVLAGGGLAGIAWETGVLLGIADESPHTADLLLTSDVLVGTSAGSAVAAQLGSGAPLTRLFERQLDPNTAEIKPRVAIDDLTAEFLEAVRRPGSTVEKLRRIGAVALSTGTVGEAERRAVIAARLPAHDWPDRDLRLSAVDVGTGELVCFDRDSGVPLVDAVAASCAVPGVWPPVTIGERRYMDGGVASTVNMALAADCDTVVALVPSRRDTPSPFGPGPAREIDEFGGAAVGVFADDASVAAFGADPLDPACRAPAARAGRAQGRREAARLAEFLGRRTG
- a CDS encoding SRPBCC family protein, translated to MRPPEPLNLEQSRAIPVDVETAYHGTMSLPLPTLFRHRYGPIPPVAATHNETGGWGAAGDTRTVALTGGGTMHEELTRVDPPRSFEYHLSRITGPLSPLVHHIDGRFRFEPVGTGTEVTWRWALHPRSVLATPVLPVFARLWRGYARRALEVLSDELLTGAGE
- a CDS encoding NAD(P)H-dependent amine dehydrogenase family protein, yielding MTFRVVQWATGGVGIAAIKGVLEHPELELVGCWVHSPDKAGRDVGEIIGAEPLGITATNSIDDILALDADAVIYAPLLPDPDEVAALLRSGKNVVTPLGWFYPTEKQAAPLRAAALEGGATLHGTGIAPGGISEKLPLMFSALATGVTFVRAEEFSDLRTYDAPDVVRHVMGFGDTPEKALSGPMQKLLDGGFIQAVRMCVDKIGFAADPQVRSRQEIAVATAPIESPIGVIEPGQVAGRRFHWEALAGDEVVVRVTVNWLMGEEDLDPPWDFGPAGQRYEIEVRGNPDFTVTINGFQSEPGDHGPEAGIVATAAHCVNSVPAVCAADPGLLTYLDMPLISGRAAPRLT
- a CDS encoding fatty acid--CoA ligase, with protein sequence MQSTMQPIPLTVAAIMRYAIEVHGDRTVTTATGDGGYRHATYADLGREAARLANALRRLGITGDERVATFQWNNQEHLATYVAVPSMGAVLHTLNIRLFPEQLQFIAYEAQDRVVIVDASLVPLLAPVLPTMETVHTVIVVGAGDLSPLQVPGKQVLRYEEILAAESDEFDWPELDENSAAAMCYTSGTTGHPKGVVYSHRSSYLHSTAVCSGNGLGLGFEDRVLPIVPMFHANAWGLPYAALMAGADLVMPDRYLDAKSLVNLIETQRPTVAGAVPTIWNDVLHHLDSEPDHDISSLRLVGCGGSAVPVSLMQSFEEKFGVQIRQLWGMTETSPVCTLAWPAPNTPADRHWEVRGSQGRPICGVEARIVDDEGNVLPRDNEAVGELEVRGPWITGSYYHDADPSKFENGWLRTGDVGRMDAQSYITLTDRAKDVIKSGGEWISSVELENHLIGHPKVREAAVVGVPDDRWQERPLAAVVLHEGQQATPEELREFLSDKVVRWWLPERWTFVEEIPRTSVGKYDKKTIRARYADGAYQVTHLGG
- a CDS encoding YncE family protein; the protein is MTGAVAVDGPVADLAINADGHALVAAHCGRDAVSLLDPARLNVQAAVPLGGDPFHVAVTRDHAYVSTISLRNEDAVEVVELGSGTVVATHPQRATITALVASPDGKRVFVGRTDSERVDIAVIDTITGEVDTVDAGWGPAINIDALHVVDNGRRLHAAVSDACSSYLVNINVETARVEGAVGIGAPIRDVAVGPDLIAYVLTSDRHRGGSVAKVDLAHGRIVERVDIGGAPTQLVLAADGSRAYIVDYDSVAVLCTVTNQVVHAIDPGAAPSGVALSPDGGRLFIADHTGRITMFAVAGAQPLWPEAFLDTDPIPAHRIPAEVA
- a CDS encoding esterase family protein: MRAIGVLLLVLPVTVAVVNRAPVAAAYSRDGLPVERLAVPSPSMGRDIIVQFQGGGPHSVYLLDGLRAQEDANGWDINTAAFEWFHDSGISVVMPVGGESSFYTDWYQPARSRSGTVTYKWETFLTKELPAWLAENRGQDPNGNAVVGLSMSGGAALNLATWYPQQFIFASSLSGYLSPSQGLWPTLIGVAMQDAGGYNARDMWGPTSDIAWRRNDPTVNVARLAANNTALWIYCGSGAMSDLDSGTDFGNNFSAQYLENITLSSNKEFQQKYVAAGGRNAIFNFPANGTHSWAYWGSQLQEMKPQLLRVLGVTTAAPQTPAPAAPPIAGAHPAGHP